In Mycobacterium sp. ITM-2016-00317, the genomic window GCCGAGCGGCACGCACGGCTCAGCGGCCGGCTCACCGGTGAGTGAGCATCCGCAGGGTTGGACTACGCGGCGCTACACCGCGTCGACGTCGCGCACCGCGCCCTTGTCCGCCGACAGCGCCAGCGCGGCGTAGGCGCGCAGCGCCGCCGACACCACGCGCTGCCGGTCACGCGGCTTGTAGCCGCCCGCGACCTCCAGTGCGGCCCGGCGGCGGTCCAGTTCGGCGTCGGGCACGTCGACCTGGATCGTCCGGTGCGGGATGTCGATCGTGATCAGGTCGCCGTCCTCGACCAGCGCGATGATCCCGCCGGCCGCCGCCTCGGGGGAGACGTGGCCGATCGACAGCCCCGAGGATCCGCCGGAGAATCGGCCGTCGGTCACCAGCGCGCACACTTTGCCCAGCCCGCGGGCCTTCAGATACGAGGTCGGGTAGAGCATCTCCTGCATCCCCGGGCCGCCCTTGGGTCCCTCATAACGCACCACCACGACGTCGCCGGGCTGCACCCGTCCGGACAGGATCGCGTCGACCGCGTCCTCCTGGGACTCCACCACCAGCGCCGGGCCGGAGAACTTCAGGATCGACTCGTCCACACCGGCGGTCTTGACGATGCAGCCGTCGACCGACAGGTTGCCGCGCAGCACCGCCAGCCCGCCGTCCTCCGAATACGCGTGCCGCACATCGCGGATGCAGCCCTGCGCGGCGTCGGTGTCGAGTGAGTCCCACCGCTCCGACTGCGAGAACGCCGACGCCGACCGCACGCAGCCCGGCGCGGCGTGAAACATCTCGACAGCTTCCGGACTGGCCTGACCGCCGCGGATGTCCCAGCGGCGCAACCACTCCGCCAGCGACTGCGAGTGCACCGAGTGCACGGTCTCGTGCAGGTGCCCGCCCCGCCACAGTTCGCCGAGAATCGCCGGGATGCCTCCGGCGCGGTGCACGTCCTCCATCAGGTAGTGCCCGTTGGGCGCCACCTTGCACAGGCACGGCACCGCCCGACTGCGCTTCTCGATGTCTTCGAGCGTGTAGTCCAGTTCGGCCTCGCGCGCGGCGGCCAGCAGGTGGAGGATCGTGTTCGTCGACCCGCCCATCGCGATGTCCATCGCCATCGCGTTGTCGAACGCCTCACGGGTGGCGATCGCCCGCGGCAACACGCTGGTGTCGTCCTCGTCGTAGTAGCGCCGGCACAGGTCCATCACGGTGGCACCGGCGTTCTCGTACAGCGCGCGCCGTGCGGTGTGGGTGGCCAGCACCGACCCGTTGCCCGGCAGCGCCAGCCCGAGCGCCTCGGTCAGGCAGTTCATCGAGTTCGCGGTGAACATGCCCGAGCAGGAGCCGCAGGTCGGGCATGCCGACTCCTCGATGCGCGCCAGATCCGGGTCGGACACCTCGGTGCTGACCGCGTCGGCGATTGCGGAGACCAGGTTCAGCCGGGTGCGCACGGTGCCGTCCACCAGCACTGCGGTGCCGCCCTCCATCGGGCCGCCGGACACGAACACCGTCGGGATGTTCAGCCGCAGCGCAGCCATCAACATCCCGGGAGTGATCTTGTCGCAGTTGGAGATACACACCAGCGCGTCGGCGCAGTGCGCGTTGACCATGTACTCGACCGAGTCGGCGATCAGCTCACGCGAGGGCAGCGAGTACAGCATGCCGCCGTGGCCCATCGCGATGCCGTCGTCGACGGCGATGGTGTTGAACTCGCGCGGCACCCCGCCCGCGGCCTTGATCGCGTCGGAGACGATGCGGCCCACCGGCTGCAGATGGGTGTGGCCGGGCACGAACTCGGTGAAGCTGTTGGCGACCGCGACGATCGGCTTGCCGATGTCGGCGCCGTCCACTCCCGCGGCGCGCAGCAGCGCGCGCGCCCCCGCCATGTTGCGTCCGTGGGTGACCGTGCGGGACCTCAGCTCCATGGCCTCCACGCTGGGCCGTCGGCGGGTACCGGGGAAGACGGCGCTGATACTGGTATCGCCACCACCACCCTCGCCTACCCTCGGAAGTTGTGGACAGACGCGCGCAGCAACGGCTCGCCCTCGGCGAGTTCCTGCGCGCGCGGCGCCGCGCCGTCGTGAGGGCCGACGTCGGCCTGCCGGAGCTGCCACGGTCGCGCACCAGCGGACTGCGCCGCGAAGAGGTCGCGGTCCGGGCCGGGGTCAGTGTCACCTGGTACACCTGGCTGGAGCAGGGCCGCGACATCAACCCGTCCAAGCAGGTGCTCGACGCGGTCGCGCGTGCGCTGGGGCTCTCGGCCGCCGAGTACGAGTACGTGCTGGCGCTCGGCGGATACACCGTGGACCCCGCGATCTCCGAGGGCCCGCTGCCACCCCAGATCCAACGGTTCCTCGACGCGCTGGACGGCTATCCGGCGTTCGCGATCACCCCGGACTGGGGCATCGCCGCGTGGAACACGGCCTACGCGGCGCTGTACCCGAACATCGAGAAGGTACCGGCGGCCGACCGCAACCTGTTGTGGCTGGTGTTCATGGACCCGTACATCCGAGAACTGCTGCCCGACTGGGACTCCGACAGCCGGCGCTTTCTCGCCGAGTTCCGCGCCGACGCCGGACCGAGGGTGGGGGAGCCGTCCTACACCGCGCTGGTCGCCCGACTGTCCGAGAGCAGTGCGCATTTCGCCGCAGCCTGGCAGGCGGCCAACATCGAACGCTTCACCTCGCGCGAGCGGCTGTTC contains:
- the ilvD gene encoding dihydroxy-acid dehydratase produces the protein MELRSRTVTHGRNMAGARALLRAAGVDGADIGKPIVAVANSFTEFVPGHTHLQPVGRIVSDAIKAAGGVPREFNTIAVDDGIAMGHGGMLYSLPSRELIADSVEYMVNAHCADALVCISNCDKITPGMLMAALRLNIPTVFVSGGPMEGGTAVLVDGTVRTRLNLVSAIADAVSTEVSDPDLARIEESACPTCGSCSGMFTANSMNCLTEALGLALPGNGSVLATHTARRALYENAGATVMDLCRRYYDEDDTSVLPRAIATREAFDNAMAMDIAMGGSTNTILHLLAAAREAELDYTLEDIEKRSRAVPCLCKVAPNGHYLMEDVHRAGGIPAILGELWRGGHLHETVHSVHSQSLAEWLRRWDIRGGQASPEAVEMFHAAPGCVRSASAFSQSERWDSLDTDAAQGCIRDVRHAYSEDGGLAVLRGNLSVDGCIVKTAGVDESILKFSGPALVVESQEDAVDAILSGRVQPGDVVVVRYEGPKGGPGMQEMLYPTSYLKARGLGKVCALVTDGRFSGGSSGLSIGHVSPEAAAGGIIALVEDGDLITIDIPHRTIQVDVPDAELDRRRAALEVAGGYKPRDRQRVVSAALRAYAALALSADKGAVRDVDAV
- a CDS encoding helix-turn-helix transcriptional regulator is translated as MDRRAQQRLALGEFLRARRRAVVRADVGLPELPRSRTSGLRREEVAVRAGVSVTWYTWLEQGRDINPSKQVLDAVARALGLSAAEYEYVLALGGYTVDPAISEGPLPPQIQRFLDALDGYPAFAITPDWGIAAWNTAYAALYPNIEKVPAADRNLLWLVFMDPYIRELLPDWDSDSRRFLAEFRADAGPRVGEPSYTALVARLSESSAHFAAAWQAANIERFTSRERLFHHPVAGELRLEHHQVAPVDVPDIQIVAYLPVPGTDAAQRLRAMKG